One part of the Candidatus Thermoplasmatota archaeon genome encodes these proteins:
- a CDS encoding Lrp/AsnC ligand binding domain-containing protein, with the protein MITGFVLISTIPAKEHEVYDELLKIGGILELYPLFGEYDFIAKIKAEDLDEMEKIVVNKIRRVEGVADTKTLTGVKL; encoded by the coding sequence ATGATAACAGGATTTGTCCTTATCTCTACCATACCTGCAAAGGAGCATGAAGTTTATGATGAACTATTAAAAATTGGAGGGATACTGGAATTGTACCCCTTATTTGGCGAATACGATTTTATAGCAAAGATAAAAGCAGAAGACCTCGACGAAATGGAAAAGATCGTAGTAAATAAAATCAGGAGGGTAGAGGGAGTAGCAGATACAAAAACCTTGACTGGAGTAAAATTATAA
- a CDS encoding DNA-directed RNA polymerase, whose amino-acid sequence MYYMIKIENTIRVPPQYIRKNLEEVSNKIVQETFEGTMDKKHGLILITKNVKRVGEGMIIHGDGAIYQEVIFDALTFKPELHEVVDCIICDVVEFGAFCHIGPLDALIHKSQIMDDHIVIDVDNKRMEGRQTKKFLKVGDKVRARIVTISLNEMNPRESKIGLTMRQPGTGKEEWKEKKEEK is encoded by the coding sequence ATGTACTATATGATAAAAATAGAAAATACAATCCGCGTCCCCCCCCAATACATTAGGAAAAATTTGGAAGAAGTGAGCAATAAGATAGTTCAGGAAACTTTTGAGGGAACAATGGACAAAAAACACGGCCTTATTCTAATTACAAAAAATGTTAAACGTGTGGGAGAGGGAATGATAATACATGGAGATGGTGCAATCTATCAGGAAGTAATATTTGATGCCCTTACATTTAAGCCGGAATTGCATGAGGTTGTGGATTGCATTATATGCGATGTCGTCGAATTTGGCGCTTTCTGCCATATAGGCCCTCTTGACGCCCTCATCCATAAAAGTCAGATAATGGATGACCATATCGTGATAGATGTAGACAATAAAAGAATGGAAGGAAGACAAACAAAAAAATTTCTGAAAGTCGGAGACAAGGTACGGGCCAGGATAGTGACCATATCTTTGAACGAGATGAACCCAAGAGAAAGTAAGATTGGTTTAACAATGAGACAGCCTGGCACGGGTAAAGAAGAATGGAAGGAAAAGAAGGAGGAAAAATGA
- the spt4 gene encoding transcription elongation factor subunit Spt4 translates to MRACKKCHLLTDKNICSFCGSPTSEHWQGYTVIIDPQRSRIAQKMGIKMPGRYALKVR, encoded by the coding sequence ATGAGAGCGTGCAAGAAATGTCATTTACTGACTGACAAAAACATATGTTCTTTCTGTGGCTCTCCGACTTCCGAGCACTGGCAGGGTTATACAGTTATTATAGACCCTCAAAGGTCAAGAATTGCACAGAAAATGGGCATAAAAATGCCGGGAAGATATGCGCTGAAGGTCAGATGA
- a CDS encoding DUF359 domain-containing protein — protein sequence MMYTLMDNKRNELRKIMGELITEDDIDKKEMKGKIVSVGDMVTATLKKHGIEPDISIVDYKIERKKCGHELKNIIREGNEKVKKVRNPQKKITDDLWNAIEEAYARNEKVRIEVEGEDDLAALPAICLAPPDTTVMYGLPSRGIVFVEVGDDERKKVWSFLKKMEE from the coding sequence ATGATGTACACGCTGATGGATAACAAAAGAAATGAATTGCGTAAGATTATGGGCGAGCTGATAACCGAAGATGATATTGACAAGAAAGAAATGAAGGGAAAAATAGTCTCGGTTGGAGATATGGTTACAGCGACATTAAAAAAGCATGGCATAGAGCCCGATATTTCTATTGTAGATTACAAGATAGAGCGAAAGAAGTGCGGGCATGAACTCAAAAATATTATAAGGGAAGGAAATGAGAAAGTAAAAAAAGTTCGCAACCCTCAAAAGAAAATAACCGACGATCTGTGGAATGCCATCGAAGAGGCATATGCCCGTAACGAAAAAGTCAGGATAGAAGTTGAGGGGGAGGACGACCTTGCGGCGTTGCCGGCAATATGCCTTGCCCCTCCAGATACGACGGTTATGTATGGCCTGCCGTCACGGGGCATTGTTTTTGTTGAAGTCGGCGATGATGAAAGAAAGAAAGTTTGGAGTTTCTTAAAGAAAATGGAGGAATAA
- a CDS encoding 30S ribosomal protein S24e yields the protein MEIEIVSRKENKILEREELLFRIKYEGKTPSRNKVGEQLGSMLGGKRVIILEYIKPVYGITEANGYARVYSSEEKAREMEAKHIIERNLKKKGAEKEKQPAEEKPVEGKKEGEKNG from the coding sequence ATGGAAATAGAGATTGTATCAAGGAAAGAGAACAAAATTCTAGAAAGAGAGGAACTGCTCTTTAGAATAAAATATGAAGGAAAGACCCCGTCCAGAAACAAAGTCGGAGAGCAACTGGGCAGTATGCTGGGCGGAAAAAGAGTGATTATCCTGGAATACATAAAACCAGTTTACGGCATCACCGAGGCAAATGGATATGCCAGGGTATACTCATCCGAGGAAAAAGCAAGAGAAATGGAAGCAAAACATATCATAGAAAGAAACCTCAAAAAGAAAGGTGCTGAAAAAGAGAAACAGCCGGCTGAAGAAAAACCTGTAGAAGGAAAAAAGGAGGGAGAGAAAAATGGATAA
- a CDS encoding 30S ribosomal protein S27ae gives MDKRELYEIKDNKLVRKRKTCPKCGDGVFMAEHADRFNCGKCGYTEFKK, from the coding sequence ATGGATAAAAGGGAACTATACGAGATTAAGGATAATAAACTCGTGAGAAAAAGAAAGACATGCCCAAAATGCGGTGATGGAGTATTCATGGCAGAACATGCTGATCGTTTCAACTGCGGAAAGTGTGGGTACACCGAATTCAAGAAGTAA